From a single Miscanthus floridulus cultivar M001 chromosome 8, ASM1932011v1, whole genome shotgun sequence genomic region:
- the LOC136471071 gene encoding probable histone acetyltransferase HAC-like 1 — protein MNVGQAAHLSRQMSGQTAQMNQVPGTDVGVGVGVGGADGLPQHQPMQEMAALSGTDHQFVMLWTAMREKIFEYIGCKQSSAEWRKRLPELAKRLEEILYRKFPNKNDYYNMTKGPVEPQLQFAIKTLSAQNQQNQRNPQVERQTPPSSSSNLVLVKVKNPLHVSEGQIHKKLRCHFCKKIGHLKKDCLKRKKWFEKKGIHYVSICLKSNSTG, from the exons ATGAATGTGGGGCAGGCTGCCCACCTGTCCAGGCAGATGTCTGGGCAGACAGCGCAGATGAATCAGGTTCCCGGCACCGATGTCGGCGTTGGCGTTGGCGTTGGTGGCGCTGATGGGCTACCACAGCACCAGCCAATGCAGGAGATGGCGGCGCTCTCGGGAACGGACCACCAGTTTGTCATGCTTTGGACCGCTATGCGCGAAAAGAT ATTCGAATATATAGGATGTAAACAATCATCAGCTGAGTGGCGGAAGCGGTTGCCAGAACTGGCAAAGCGGCTTGAGGAGATCTTGTACAGAAAATTCCCAAACAAG AATGACTACTACAATATGACGAAGGGACCAGTCGAGCCGCAATTGCAGTTTGCTATTAAGACCTTGAGCGCTCAGAACCAACAAAATCAACGAAACCCACAAGTGGAAAGGCAAACACCACCTTCATCCAGCTCAAATCTG GTGTTAGTGAAGGTGAAGAATCCGCTTCATGTTAGTGAGGGACAAATCCATAAGAAGTTGAGATGCCATTTTTGCAAGAAAATTGGCCATTTAAAGAAGGATTGTCTGAAGAGGAAGAAATGGTTTGAAAAGAAAGGTATACATTATGTTTCTATATGCTTAAAATCAAATAGTACCGGGTAG